The nucleotide window AGGGGCCGGGGGCGCGCACGCACCTGGCCAGCCCCGCCATGGCGGCAGCTGCCGCCGTGACCGGCCGGATCACAGACGTACGGAGACTTCAATGACCATGCAGCCATTCACGACAGTCATCGGTGCCGCCATTCCGCTGCTGCGCGAAAACGTCGATACCGATGTGATCATTCGCATTGAACGTCTGACGGAGCAGCCGCCGGGTGCATTGGGTCACTATGCCTTCGAGGCGTTGCGCTACCGGCCTGACGGCACCGAGGACCCCGGCTGCATCCTGAACGATCCGGTGTTCCGCGGCGCCCCGGTGCTGCTGGCCGGACGCAACTTTGGTTGCGGCTCGTCGCGTGAAGGCGCGGTAGTCGCGTTAAAGGGCATGGGCGTGCGGTGCGTGATTGCGCCTAGCTATGGCGACATCTTCTACAACAACTGCTTTCAGAATGGACTGTTGCCAGTCGCATTGCCGCCGGAGAAGATCGAGGCATTGGCTGCGCAATGCGCGTATGGCGCCCCGGTGCGCGTGGACCTCGAGGCGTTGACGATCATCGCGCCCGACGGTTCATCGATCCCGTTCGAACTCGCGGCGATGCGTCGGAAGGGGCTGTTGCACGGCCTGGACGACATCGGACTCACGTTGAAGGACGATGAAATCATTCGCGCCTGGCAGGCGAAGGATCGGCAGCGAAGAGGGTGGGCCTGGATTGTGGAGGGCGATAGCCTGGTGCTGCAGTAGTGTTTGTCGGCCTCTTCCCGGGCCCCGCGCGCCGGGACGCCTTCGCTGGCGAGCGCCCGGCAACGGGAAGACAGCAGCCGTCGGCAGTCGGCAGAGCCTACTGGCGTGCTATCGACGCATGTACGCTGACCCGCCGCGTGCCTGCGTCGTCGATGGCATGCGAAACGCTACTTCCCCAGCCAGGCCGCACGGCGCGCATCGAATTCGCCGCCGGCGCGGGCCAGGTGCAGCCACTGGTCAACGTACCGTTTGAACACCTCATCGCCGTTTGGCAGCAGATAGCCCATTTCAGCGTACTGCAGCGGCTT belongs to Cupriavidus taiwanensis and includes:
- the leuD gene encoding 3-isopropylmalate dehydratase small subunit; translation: MQPFTTVIGAAIPLLRENVDTDVIIRIERLTEQPPGALGHYAFEALRYRPDGTEDPGCILNDPVFRGAPVLLAGRNFGCGSSREGAVVALKGMGVRCVIAPSYGDIFYNNCFQNGLLPVALPPEKIEALAAQCAYGAPVRVDLEALTIIAPDGSSIPFELAAMRRKGLLHGLDDIGLTLKDDEIIRAWQAKDRQRRGWAWIVEGDSLVLQ